Proteins encoded by one window of Desulfovibrio ferrophilus:
- a CDS encoding carbon starvation protein A yields the protein MLYFFVCLFALIIGYFTYGKFVDRIMAPDANVTTPACRLEDGVDFVPMPKWKLILIQVLDIAGIGPIFGPILGALYGPVALLWIVFGCIFAGAVHDYMSGMLSLRNDGASVPELVGEYMGMTARQVMRVFSVVLLLLVGVVFVLAPAKLLAGITGMQAGIFVACIFGYYFLATILPIDKLIGRFYPFLGGLLIVMTVALAIALMVGDYSILPNMDFSVNTHPGDKPIWPLLFITLSCGALSGFHSTQSPLIARCCTSEKQGREVFYGAMIIEGVIALIWATIGMSFYNSPEAMQAVISAGSPAAVVKEVSNTLLGPIGGTLAVLAIIVLPITSGDTAFRSTRLILAESFKIDQKAAAKRLMIAVPLFAIGYVISTQNFSTIWRYFGFSNQALSTMVLWAGAVYLAKSCKLHWICTLPATFMTAVCVTFIAQAKIGFGLPMETSIMIGAAGAVIALIIFMLKFGLKKPCKTAESSAN from the coding sequence GTGCTGTATTTCTTTGTCTGCCTTTTCGCTCTTATCATCGGCTATTTCACATACGGTAAATTCGTTGACCGTATCATGGCACCCGACGCCAACGTCACCACCCCGGCCTGCCGCCTGGAAGACGGTGTGGACTTTGTGCCCATGCCCAAATGGAAACTCATTCTCATCCAGGTGCTGGATATCGCGGGCATCGGCCCCATCTTCGGCCCCATCCTGGGCGCCCTTTACGGCCCCGTGGCCCTGCTCTGGATCGTCTTCGGCTGCATCTTCGCTGGCGCAGTGCATGACTACATGAGCGGCATGCTCTCCCTGCGCAACGACGGTGCCAGCGTGCCCGAGCTCGTGGGTGAATACATGGGCATGACCGCCCGTCAGGTCATGCGAGTCTTCTCCGTGGTCCTGCTGCTGCTCGTGGGTGTTGTCTTCGTGCTGGCCCCTGCAAAGCTGTTGGCAGGCATCACCGGCATGCAGGCAGGCATCTTCGTGGCCTGTATCTTCGGTTACTACTTCCTGGCCACCATCCTGCCCATCGACAAGCTCATCGGTCGCTTCTACCCCTTCCTGGGTGGCCTGCTGATCGTGATGACAGTGGCTCTGGCCATTGCCCTGATGGTCGGTGACTACAGCATCCTGCCCAACATGGACTTCAGCGTGAACACCCACCCCGGTGACAAGCCCATCTGGCCGCTGCTGTTCATCACCCTGTCCTGTGGTGCCCTTTCCGGTTTCCACTCCACCCAGTCCCCGCTCATCGCCCGTTGCTGCACCAGCGAAAAGCAAGGCCGCGAGGTCTTCTACGGTGCCATGATCATCGAGGGTGTGATTGCTCTGATCTGGGCCACCATCGGCATGAGCTTCTACAATTCCCCCGAGGCCATGCAGGCCGTGATTTCCGCCGGCAGCCCCGCCGCCGTGGTCAAGGAAGTCTCCAACACCCTGCTCGGCCCCATCGGTGGAACCCTGGCTGTGCTGGCCATCATCGTGCTGCCCATCACCTCGGGCGACACCGCGTTCCGCAGCACCCGCCTGATTCTGGCCGAATCCTTCAAGATCGACCAGAAGGCCGCTGCCAAGCGCCTGATGATCGCCGTGCCGCTGTTCGCCATCGGCTACGTGATCTCCACCCAGAACTTCAGCACCATCTGGCGCTACTTCGGGTTCTCCAACCAGGCCCTGTCGACCATGGTCCTGTGGGCCGGTGCCGTGTATCTGGCCAAGAGCTGTAAGCTTCACTGGATCTGCACCCTCCCCGCAACCTTCATGACCGCGGTCTGCGTGACCTTCATCGCCCAGGCCAAGATCGGTTTCGGTCTGCCCATGGAGACCTCCATCATGATCGGCGCTGCTGGTGCCGTGATCGCTCTGATCATCTTCATGCTCAAGTTCGGCCTGAAGAAGCCCTGCAAGACTGCAGAAAGCTCTGCCAACTAA
- a CDS encoding LytS/YhcK type 5TM receptor domain-containing protein → MPILDLLIVLIERFGLMITAAFLIMAFGSIRNLDFRPISRKNTILLTLLFGGLGILGTYTGDAVHLSVANLRAMSVITGGLVGGPLVGAGAGFIAGLHRNVIDPSGFSALPCGLATFLEGTIAGFIAMRLKDPMHWKPAAIIALVGECFHMVLVLTLSRPFADAVALVKVIAVPMIAVNTAGAALFIHTVRLVGIHREKQDSSQAQHILAIADATVSHLRNGLSQETAGAVAALIYDRVRVAAVAITDSTRVLAHLGQGADHHRPGQHIVTSATRRVLEKAAPTFIRNQADIGCGHPKCPFTSAIVVPLKKGGRIVGTLKFYGTRKSELDNIRFEIAKGLAALFSTQLELEDIQVKERLLAREEIRRLQAQINPHFLFNALNTIASYCRTNSAQARELLQDLALFMRKNLHSGTGVVPLSEELEHVRSYLAIEQARYGGRITANINVDDACKDWLVPSFLIQPLVENGIRHGISGREEGGTVTLSAGVRDNELHIMVEDDGVGMALGRPDKLLASDGNGKCIGVANCNLRLKHIYGSNYGLQIQSSPDQGTLVALRIPQVTPLTA, encoded by the coding sequence ATGCCCATTCTTGATCTTCTGATTGTTCTGATCGAACGTTTCGGGTTGATGATCACAGCCGCGTTCCTGATCATGGCCTTCGGGTCCATTCGCAACCTGGACTTTCGGCCCATCAGCCGCAAAAACACTATCCTGCTGACCCTGCTCTTCGGTGGCCTGGGCATCCTGGGCACCTACACCGGAGATGCCGTGCACCTGTCGGTGGCCAACCTGCGCGCCATGAGCGTCATCACTGGTGGATTGGTCGGTGGCCCGCTTGTGGGAGCCGGGGCCGGATTCATCGCCGGGCTGCACCGGAACGTGATCGATCCTTCAGGCTTCTCGGCCCTGCCCTGTGGATTGGCAACCTTCCTGGAAGGCACCATCGCCGGTTTTATCGCCATGCGCCTCAAGGACCCCATGCACTGGAAACCTGCGGCCATCATCGCCCTTGTGGGCGAATGCTTCCACATGGTGTTGGTCCTGACCCTGTCACGCCCGTTCGCGGATGCCGTGGCTTTGGTCAAGGTCATCGCCGTGCCCATGATCGCCGTCAACACCGCCGGAGCAGCGCTGTTCATCCACACGGTCCGTTTGGTGGGAATACATCGCGAAAAGCAGGATTCCAGCCAAGCCCAGCACATCTTGGCCATCGCCGACGCCACGGTCTCGCACCTGCGAAACGGCCTGTCTCAGGAGACCGCCGGAGCCGTCGCCGCGCTGATTTATGACCGTGTACGCGTTGCCGCCGTGGCCATCACCGACTCCACCCGGGTACTGGCTCATCTCGGACAGGGGGCCGACCACCATCGACCTGGTCAGCACATCGTGACCAGCGCCACGCGCAGGGTGCTGGAAAAAGCCGCCCCCACATTCATCAGAAACCAGGCGGACATCGGCTGCGGGCATCCCAAGTGTCCTTTCACTTCAGCCATCGTCGTGCCCCTGAAAAAGGGTGGGCGCATCGTGGGCACCCTCAAATTCTACGGCACCCGCAAATCCGAATTGGACAATATTCGCTTCGAGATCGCCAAAGGTCTGGCCGCTCTGTTTTCCACCCAGCTGGAGCTGGAGGATATTCAGGTCAAGGAACGGCTGCTAGCCCGCGAGGAGATCCGCCGCCTCCAGGCACAGATCAATCCGCACTTCCTGTTCAACGCTCTGAACACCATTGCTTCCTACTGCCGCACCAACTCGGCCCAGGCCCGCGAACTGCTTCAGGACCTGGCTCTGTTCATGCGCAAGAACCTGCATTCCGGCACCGGGGTGGTCCCCCTGTCCGAAGAACTGGAGCATGTGCGCTCGTATCTGGCTATCGAGCAGGCCCGTTACGGCGGTCGCATCACTGCAAATATCAACGTCGACGATGCCTGCAAGGACTGGCTTGTACCCTCGTTCCTGATCCAGCCACTGGTGGAAAACGGCATCCGACATGGCATTTCCGGGCGCGAAGAAGGTGGCACGGTGACCCTGTCCGCTGGCGTTCGCGACAACGAACTGCACATCATGGTGGAAGACGACGGCGTGGGCATGGCCCTTGGCCGCCCCGACAAGCTGCTGGCCTCGGACGGCAACGGCAAGTGCATTGGCGTAGCCAACTGCAACCTGCGTCTGAAACACATCTATGGGTCGAACTACGGATTGCAAATCCAATCTTCCCCGGACCAGGGAACACTCGTGGCTCTGCGCATCCCACAGGTCACACCGCTGACAGCCTGA
- a CDS encoding LytR/AlgR family response regulator transcription factor, translating into MPIRVLIVDDEPPARDELAYLLSEFSDIEVVAQAGSAREACEQVMAHGPDLVFLDIEMPGGSGFDVVATTLDMEDAPLIIFATAFDQYAIRAFEENAVDYLLKPVTEDRLSKSLARAREALSAREPRDKARASLEQLLAGVGTPQFSRIPVERNGRIALLKPDEVVFCASESRKLMIHTTNEAWPCHGICTMDALEQRLGSGSFFRAGRGVLVNLERIREFSPWFNGKYNLVLDDAEGTELAVSRGRVQYFKERLGL; encoded by the coding sequence ATGCCCATTCGCGTCCTTATCGTGGACGACGAGCCACCGGCTCGGGATGAACTGGCGTATCTGCTTTCCGAGTTCAGCGACATCGAGGTCGTCGCCCAGGCAGGCTCCGCTCGCGAAGCCTGTGAACAGGTCATGGCTCACGGGCCCGACCTGGTATTTCTGGACATCGAGATGCCGGGCGGCAGTGGCTTCGACGTTGTCGCCACCACTCTGGACATGGAAGACGCGCCATTGATCATTTTTGCAACGGCCTTCGACCAATATGCCATCCGGGCGTTTGAAGAAAACGCCGTGGACTACCTGCTCAAGCCCGTGACCGAAGACCGACTCTCCAAAAGTCTGGCCCGCGCACGGGAAGCCTTGTCCGCTCGGGAACCACGCGATAAGGCCCGCGCCAGCCTCGAGCAACTCCTGGCCGGTGTGGGAACGCCCCAGTTCAGCCGAATTCCGGTGGAACGAAACGGACGTATCGCGCTGCTCAAACCGGACGAAGTGGTGTTCTGCGCCTCCGAATCACGTAAGCTGATGATCCACACCACCAACGAAGCATGGCCATGTCACGGCATCTGCACCATGGACGCTCTGGAACAACGCCTCGGCAGCGGATCCTTTTTCCGAGCCGGACGCGGGGTACTCGTCAATCTGGAGCGCATCAGAGAATTTTCCCCCTGGTTCAATGGTAAATACAACCTTGTACTGGACGATGCCGAAGGCACCGAACTCGCTGTCAGCCGCGGCCGCGTGCAGTACTTCAAAGAACGCCTAGGCCTCTAG
- a CDS encoding 4Fe-4S binding protein, whose protein sequence is MTPQRLRLLIQSAFCLFCLWAGVRFYQFILWTGGKAEAFTPRPPSVEGFLPISAFMALKQFLLTGLWDRVHPAGLTLLLVAMGTALALRKGFCATICPVGFIHNLLERAGRTLGTVHAPGPKLGKALSVPKYLVLGFFIWTTWVQMDARAINQFLSSTYNLTADARMLDFFLAPSTISITVLVVLGLLAMVVPSFWCRALCPYGALLGLASLFSPLAVHRKQDQCIDCGKCNRACPTGINVMSKQRVGTPECIGCMQCVGACPVQGCLEPRMAGRWRISPLLVLTGAAVLLLIAWAWAAATGHWDNGIPAIMQKRIYMMMG, encoded by the coding sequence ATGACACCACAACGACTTCGTCTTCTGATCCAATCCGCCTTCTGTCTGTTCTGCCTCTGGGCCGGAGTCCGCTTCTACCAGTTCATCCTCTGGACCGGCGGAAAGGCCGAGGCTTTCACCCCTCGTCCTCCATCAGTGGAGGGTTTTCTGCCCATCAGTGCCTTCATGGCCCTGAAGCAGTTTCTACTGACAGGCCTCTGGGATCGTGTTCATCCAGCAGGACTGACCCTGCTACTGGTCGCCATGGGCACCGCCCTTGCGCTGCGCAAAGGCTTCTGCGCCACCATCTGCCCCGTAGGTTTCATCCACAACCTGCTGGAACGAGCCGGACGAACCCTAGGCACCGTCCATGCCCCCGGCCCCAAGCTGGGCAAGGCGTTGTCCGTCCCCAAATATCTTGTGCTGGGGTTCTTCATCTGGACCACTTGGGTGCAGATGGACGCCCGGGCCATCAATCAGTTCCTCTCCAGCACCTACAACCTGACCGCCGATGCCCGCATGCTCGACTTTTTTCTGGCTCCCTCAACGATCTCCATCACGGTGCTCGTTGTCCTGGGGTTGCTGGCCATGGTTGTGCCCTCCTTCTGGTGTCGGGCCCTGTGTCCCTACGGCGCACTCCTTGGGCTGGCTTCTCTGTTCTCCCCCCTGGCCGTGCATCGCAAGCAGGACCAATGCATCGACTGCGGCAAATGCAACCGCGCCTGCCCCACGGGCATCAATGTCATGAGTAAACAGCGAGTGGGGACACCGGAGTGCATCGGCTGCATGCAGTGCGTCGGCGCCTGTCCGGTACAAGGATGCCTTGAGCCACGCATGGCTGGTCGCTGGCGAATCTCGCCGCTACTGGTGTTAACGGGAGCGGCTGTTCTACTCTTGATCGCCTGGGCCTGGGCCGCGGCCACAGGCCACTGGGACAATGGCATTCCGGCCATCATGCAAAAGCGCATTTACATGATGATGGGTTAA